One region of Chryseobacterium sp. SORGH_AS_0447 genomic DNA includes:
- the thrS gene encoding threonine--tRNA ligase, with protein MIKITLPDSSVKEFEAGVTPLDVAKSISEGLARNTISAVVNDKQVETTTPITTDSTVQLLTWNDDLGKKAFWHSSAHLLAQAILEFYPDAKLTIGPAIESGFYYDVDFGGESLSEKDFEKIEKKVLENAKKGSTFSLYPVSKEEALKVYADNPYKVELISNLNDGEITFVTHDNFTDLCRGGHIPNTSIVKAIKILNAAGAYWRGNEKNPQLTRVYGVSFPKQKDLTEYLERLEEAKRRDHRKLGKELGIFAFSEKVGAGLPLWLPKGTALRRKLENFLSAAQKKGGYEFVMSPHIGAKELYVTSGHWDKYGADSFQPIKTPNEGEEFLLKPMNCPHHCEIYKTSQWSYRDLPKRYAEFGTVYRYEQSGELHGLTRVRGFTQDDAHLFCTPDQLLGEFEKVIDLVLYVFRSLGFEDFVTQVSLRDPENREKYIGSDENWEKAENAIITAAKNKGLRTVVEYGEAAFYGPKLDFMVKDALGRKWQLGTIQVDYNLPERFDLHYIGSDNEKHRPVMIHRAPFGSMERFIAILLENTAGDFPLWLSPDQFIILPISEKYVDYAKKVSEFLENHDISGQIDDRNEKTGKKIRDAELNKIPFMLVVGENEEKDGTISVRRRGEGDLGVMNLDDFVSYFKKESAI; from the coding sequence ATGATAAAAATTACACTTCCAGACAGTAGCGTCAAAGAATTCGAGGCGGGAGTTACTCCGCTAGATGTGGCAAAATCTATAAGCGAGGGATTGGCTAGAAATACCATTTCCGCAGTTGTTAATGACAAACAAGTAGAGACGACCACGCCTATCACCACGGATTCTACGGTACAGTTGCTGACCTGGAACGACGATCTTGGAAAGAAAGCGTTCTGGCATTCTTCTGCCCACCTTTTGGCGCAGGCTATCCTTGAGTTTTATCCTGATGCTAAGTTGACCATCGGCCCGGCGATCGAAAGTGGTTTCTACTATGATGTGGATTTCGGCGGCGAAAGCTTATCGGAAAAGGATTTTGAGAAAATTGAGAAAAAGGTATTGGAAAATGCTAAAAAAGGTTCTACGTTTTCACTATATCCGGTTTCCAAAGAAGAGGCACTGAAGGTATATGCAGACAATCCATACAAAGTAGAACTGATCTCCAACCTGAACGATGGTGAAATTACTTTCGTAACCCATGATAACTTCACGGATCTTTGCCGTGGAGGACATATCCCGAACACAAGTATTGTAAAGGCGATAAAAATCTTAAATGCAGCCGGAGCATACTGGAGAGGAAATGAAAAAAATCCTCAGCTGACAAGAGTGTACGGTGTTTCTTTTCCAAAGCAGAAAGATCTTACAGAGTATCTTGAAAGACTGGAAGAGGCCAAAAGAAGAGACCACAGAAAATTAGGTAAAGAACTTGGTATTTTTGCGTTCTCTGAAAAAGTAGGTGCCGGATTACCATTATGGTTGCCGAAAGGAACCGCTTTAAGAAGAAAATTAGAAAATTTCCTTTCTGCCGCTCAGAAAAAAGGAGGTTACGAATTCGTTATGTCGCCGCATATCGGGGCTAAAGAACTGTATGTAACTTCAGGACACTGGGACAAGTACGGAGCCGACAGCTTCCAGCCGATCAAAACACCAAACGAAGGTGAAGAATTCCTGCTGAAGCCAATGAACTGTCCGCACCACTGCGAAATTTACAAGACTTCACAATGGAGCTACAGGGATTTACCTAAGCGATATGCAGAATTCGGAACGGTATACCGTTATGAGCAGTCCGGAGAACTTCACGGATTAACAAGAGTTCGTGGGTTTACCCAGGATGATGCCCACCTTTTCTGTACTCCGGATCAGTTGTTGGGAGAATTTGAAAAAGTAATTGATCTTGTACTGTATGTTTTCAGATCATTAGGTTTTGAAGATTTTGTAACTCAGGTTTCTTTAAGAGATCCTGAAAACAGAGAAAAATATATCGGTTCCGATGAGAACTGGGAGAAGGCTGAAAATGCCATCATCACTGCAGCGAAGAACAAAGGCCTGAGAACGGTAGTAGAATATGGTGAAGCAGCATTCTACGGTCCGAAGCTGGATTTTATGGTGAAAGATGCATTAGGAAGAAAATGGCAGCTTGGAACGATCCAGGTAGATTATAACTTACCGGAAAGATTCGATCTTCATTATATCGGAAGCGATAACGAGAAACACCGACCGGTAATGATCCACAGAGCACCTTTCGGTTCAATGGAACGATTCATCGCGATCCTTTTGGAGAATACGGCAGGAGATTTCCCGCTATGGCTGAGCCCGGATCAGTTTATCATTCTTCCGATCAGCGAAAAGTATGTAGATTATGCTAAAAAAGTTTCAGAATTTTTAGAAAATCACGATATTAGCGGCCAGATTGACGACAGAAACGAAAAGACCGGTAAAAAGATCCGTGATGCGGAATTGAATAAAATTCCATTCATGCTTGTAGTAGGGGAAAACGAGGAGAAAGATGGCACAATTTCTGTACGTAGACGGGGTGAAGGAGATCTTGGAGTAATGAATCTTGATGATTTCGTTTCCTACTTCAAAAAAGAATCTGCGATATAA
- the infC gene encoding translation initiation factor IF-3, giving the protein MINDKIRVRELRLVGDNVEPGVYPTDKAKQIAQEQELDLVVISDKAEPFIARILDYKKFLYEQKKKQKELKAKQVKVVVKEIRFGPQTDEHDYEFKRKHAEKFLEEGSKLKTYVFFKGRSIIFKDQGEILLLKLAQELEHVGKVDQLPKLEGKRMIMMMSPKKPAK; this is encoded by the coding sequence TTGATCAACGATAAAATTCGTGTGAGAGAGCTTCGTTTGGTGGGCGATAACGTAGAGCCGGGAGTCTATCCTACTGATAAAGCAAAACAGATTGCCCAGGAACAGGAACTGGATCTGGTAGTAATTTCCGATAAGGCTGAACCGTTTATTGCTAGAATATTGGACTATAAAAAGTTCTTATACGAGCAAAAGAAGAAACAAAAGGAATTGAAAGCCAAGCAGGTAAAAGTGGTTGTAAAAGAGATCCGTTTCGGGCCTCAGACCGACGAGCACGATTACGAATTCAAGAGAAAGCATGCTGAAAAATTCCTTGAAGAAGGTTCAAAATTAAAGACCTACGTATTTTTTAAAGGACGTTCGATTATCTTTAAAGACCAGGGAGAAATCTTACTTTTAAAACTTGCCCAGGAACTGGAGCACGTTGGAAAAGTAGACCAGCTTCCTAAGCTTGAAGGAAAAAGAATGATTATGATGATGAGTCCTAAAAAACCAGCTAAATAA
- a CDS encoding alpha/beta fold hydrolase, with translation MSTLKLKDGTEIFYKDQGEGPVLMFHHGWPLSSDDWDAQVIFFLQRGYRVITHDRRGHGRSSQNIYNHTIEQYASDAAELVEFLDLKDVVHIGHSTGGGEVIRYVNKYANGRAKKAVLISAVPPVMVKSENNPDGIPMEVFDNIRDQTLNNRNQFYIDLTVPFYGYNREGAVVKEGVQRNWWRQGMMGGIVAHYDGIKAFSETDFTEDLKAVDIPVLLLHGEDDQIVPIENSAIKSAKLLKNGKLITYPGFPHGMPTTEHQTINKDLLEFIEA, from the coding sequence ATGAGTACATTAAAATTAAAAGACGGAACAGAAATTTTCTATAAAGATCAGGGAGAAGGTCCTGTACTGATGTTTCATCATGGATGGCCCCTATCTTCTGATGACTGGGATGCACAGGTTATTTTCTTTTTGCAAAGAGGATATAGAGTCATTACTCATGACAGAAGAGGTCACGGGCGTTCAAGCCAGAATATTTATAATCATACAATTGAACAATATGCTTCTGATGCGGCAGAACTGGTAGAGTTTCTGGATCTGAAGGATGTTGTGCATATCGGACATTCTACCGGCGGCGGCGAAGTAATCCGCTATGTAAACAAATATGCTAACGGAAGAGCAAAAAAGGCTGTACTGATAAGCGCTGTTCCTCCGGTTATGGTAAAAAGCGAAAACAATCCTGACGGTATTCCAATGGAAGTTTTTGATAACATCAGAGATCAGACCTTAAATAACAGAAACCAGTTTTATATTGATTTAACGGTTCCTTTTTATGGCTATAATAGAGAAGGTGCAGTGGTAAAGGAAGGCGTACAGAGAAATTGGTGGAGACAAGGTATGATGGGAGGAATTGTAGCCCATTATGACGGAATTAAAGCTTTTTCTGAAACAGACTTTACCGAAGATCTGAAAGCTGTAGATATTCCGGTACTGTTGCTGCACGGCGAAGACGATCAGATTGTTCCTATCGAAAATTCTGCAATAAAATCAGCAAAATTGTTGAAAAACGGTAAACTGATTACTTATCCAGGTTTTCCGCACGGAATGCCTACTACCGAGCATCAAACAATTAATAAAGATCTTCTGGAATTTATTGAAGCTTAA
- the rpmI gene encoding 50S ribosomal protein L35, whose protein sequence is MPKLKTKSGAKKRFALTGSGKIKRKNAFKSHILTKKETKQKRNLTQTSYVASVDEKSVLRQLAIK, encoded by the coding sequence ATGCCAAAATTAAAAACGAAATCAGGTGCTAAGAAACGTTTTGCTCTTACCGGTTCCGGTAAGATCAAAAGAAAGAATGCTTTCAAAAGCCACATCTTAACTAAGAAAGAAACTAAGCAGAAGAGAAATCTTACGCAAACTTCTTATGTTGCTTCTGTGGACGAGAAAAGCGTACTTCGTCAATTAGCCATTAAGTAG
- the rplT gene encoding 50S ribosomal protein L20, whose protein sequence is MPRSVNAVASRARRKKIFKQAKGFFGRRKNVWTVAKNAVEKAMQYAYRGRKEKKRNFRALWITRINAGAREHGMSYSQFMGALKKNNVELNRKVLADLAMNHPEAFKAVVDQVK, encoded by the coding sequence ATGCCAAGATCAGTAAATGCGGTAGCTTCAAGAGCTCGCAGAAAGAAAATTTTTAAGCAAGCTAAAGGTTTTTTCGGTAGAAGAAAGAACGTTTGGACAGTAGCTAAAAACGCGGTAGAAAAAGCAATGCAATATGCTTACCGTGGTAGAAAAGAGAAGAAAAGAAACTTCAGAGCCCTTTGGATTACGCGTATCAACGCAGGAGCCAGAGAGCACGGAATGTCTTACTCTCAGTTTATGGGAGCTCTTAAAAAGAACAACGTTGAGCTTAACAGAAAAGTTTTAGCAGATTTAGCAATGAATCACCCTGAAGCTTTCAAAGCAGTTGTAGATCAAGTAAAATAA
- a CDS encoding M20/M25/M40 family metallo-hydrolase: MKKITTLLLLSLSSYSLQAQSFIQAYKNRADQVSQTNVTNILQDFQNLGVKTTGSAANTNTLNWLKAKYQAMGYTASQITEDPFTFGSNVSSKNLIVTKTGTVYPNIYVIICGHYDTITGPGVSDNGSGTAILLEAARILKDIPTEYSVKFIHFSGEEQGLQGSAHYADNVVFQNNVRQLNIRLVFNIDQVGGKIGNSNTAIKCESDQAGMTSNNAASQAFTQQLANCTTLYSPLQTVMSNAYSSDYVPFEQNGDIITGFYENVRSYNEHTVNDTFANVDPTYVYNVGKAAVGALQHFATASTTQLATEEVQKNHLESVKVYPNPAKDYLNIELPKDVKNFRLEISDMNGRLILNRENETKVNVSGLSSGAYLITVKSDGKTAVRKVIISK; this comes from the coding sequence GTGAAAAAAATAACGACTCTACTGCTACTTTCTTTATCATCATATAGCCTGCAGGCACAAAGTTTTATCCAGGCTTATAAAAACAGGGCCGACCAGGTATCACAGACCAATGTTACCAATATTTTGCAGGATTTTCAGAATCTTGGAGTAAAAACAACCGGCTCTGCCGCCAATACCAATACGCTGAACTGGCTCAAGGCGAAATACCAGGCGATGGGTTACACAGCCAGCCAGATTACGGAAGACCCGTTTACTTTCGGGAGCAATGTAAGCTCGAAAAACCTGATCGTTACCAAGACCGGAACAGTCTATCCCAATATTTATGTTATTATCTGCGGGCATTATGATACCATCACAGGCCCGGGAGTAAGTGACAACGGAAGTGGTACCGCTATTCTTCTGGAAGCCGCAAGAATCCTGAAAGATATCCCTACAGAATATTCTGTTAAATTCATCCATTTTTCCGGAGAGGAACAGGGACTTCAGGGAAGCGCGCATTATGCTGATAATGTAGTTTTCCAGAATAACGTACGACAACTGAATATAAGACTGGTTTTCAATATTGATCAGGTAGGTGGGAAAATAGGAAACAGCAATACGGCGATCAAATGTGAGAGCGACCAGGCAGGTATGACCTCCAATAATGCAGCCTCCCAGGCCTTTACCCAGCAACTGGCCAATTGTACAACGCTTTACTCCCCGCTGCAGACCGTCATGTCGAACGCCTACTCTTCCGATTACGTGCCTTTCGAACAAAACGGGGATATTATCACCGGCTTTTATGAAAATGTGCGAAGCTACAATGAACACACTGTAAACGATACTTTTGCCAATGTAGATCCAACCTATGTCTACAATGTCGGAAAGGCGGCAGTCGGTGCTTTACAGCATTTTGCAACTGCTTCTACTACCCAGCTGGCAACGGAAGAAGTACAGAAGAATCATTTGGAATCGGTAAAAGTGTATCCCAATCCTGCCAAAGATTATCTAAATATCGAACTTCCGAAAGATGTAAAAAATTTCAGGCTTGAAATTTCAGATATGAATGGTCGCCTGATCCTGAACAGAGAAAATGAAACCAAGGTAAATGTTTCCGGATTATCAAGCGGTGCTTACCTTATTACTGTGAAGTCTGACGGAAAAACAGCGGTACGAAAAGTTATTATTTCAAAGTAG
- a CDS encoding M28 family metallopeptidase — protein sequence MKKLIITALLALCITPSKAQKFVRKYQDRVDQVSKDNIIANLKAFEKLGIKTTGSVENDNALQWIRQQYLSYGYTEDQLMADPFSIGKEKSSNLIITKKGTVYPDRYVIICGHFDSINGPGVNDNGSGTSIILEAARILKDIPTDYSIKFIHFSGEEQGLYGSRHYVNEVAYTRKQRNLDIKMVFNIDEVGGKKGMFNDTVFCDEDQGGNSKNNTASAQVTRELMKCTALYSPLKTEIDPAEDSDYISFEKKGEVITGFFEYLRSDLPHTKDDTFANTDVMYVYNIGKATLGALQHFAGADHH from the coding sequence ATGAAAAAACTAATAATCACAGCTCTTCTTGCCCTTTGTATCACCCCTTCCAAAGCGCAGAAATTTGTCCGTAAATACCAGGACCGTGTAGACCAGGTGTCTAAAGACAATATTATAGCGAACCTTAAAGCCTTTGAAAAACTCGGCATTAAAACAACAGGGTCGGTAGAAAACGATAATGCTTTGCAGTGGATCCGGCAACAATATCTTTCTTATGGTTATACGGAAGATCAGCTCATGGCAGATCCGTTTTCCATTGGCAAAGAGAAATCCAGTAATCTGATCATAACCAAAAAAGGAACGGTGTATCCGGATCGATACGTGATTATTTGCGGGCATTTTGACAGCATCAATGGCCCGGGCGTTAACGATAACGGAAGCGGGACATCGATTATCCTGGAAGCAGCAAGAATTTTAAAAGACATCCCGACCGATTATTCAATTAAATTCATCCATTTTTCAGGGGAAGAACAGGGACTTTACGGCAGCAGGCATTATGTAAATGAAGTGGCCTATACCAGAAAACAACGCAATCTTGATATTAAAATGGTTTTTAATATTGACGAAGTTGGCGGCAAAAAGGGCATGTTTAACGATACAGTATTCTGTGATGAAGATCAGGGCGGAAACTCAAAAAATAATACGGCTTCAGCTCAAGTCACCCGCGAGCTGATGAAATGCACGGCTTTATATTCACCGCTGAAAACAGAAATCGATCCGGCAGAAGACAGCGATTATATTTCTTTCGAGAAAAAAGGCGAAGTCATTACGGGATTTTTTGAATATCTAAGAAGCGACCTTCCCCACACCAAAGATGATACCTTTGCCAATACAGATGTGATGTATGTCTACAACATCGGAAAAGCAACATTAGGTGCCCTGCAGCATTTTGCGGGTGCAGATCATCATTAA
- a CDS encoding DUF3575 domain-containing protein — protein MKKLFVVTFGILSIAASAQQKNSIKVNPASLFLGGGDDLVTYERAITEHSSVGISGGYGEFKLDNYKYYYTGGSVLYRYYTKEALKGLYFSGTAGFGGGRASYKSSNIKGSNAYTAFNIGALAGYQWVFNSGFTIDVNAGASYVTFNYKHENKMPTSGKVTGGVLPTVGVGLGYSF, from the coding sequence ATGAAAAAACTATTTGTTGTGACTTTTGGCATTCTTTCAATTGCAGCATCCGCTCAGCAGAAAAACTCAATTAAAGTTAATCCTGCATCTCTGTTTCTCGGAGGAGGAGATGATCTGGTGACTTACGAAAGAGCAATAACTGAGCATTCCAGTGTGGGCATTAGTGGAGGATATGGAGAATTTAAACTAGACAATTATAAGTATTATTACACTGGTGGAAGTGTTTTATACCGTTACTATACGAAAGAGGCGCTGAAAGGATTATATTTTTCCGGGACAGCAGGTTTCGGCGGAGGCCGTGCAAGCTATAAATCCAGTAATATAAAGGGTAGCAATGCATACACCGCATTTAATATTGGAGCACTGGCCGGTTATCAATGGGTATTCAACAGCGGTTTTACCATCGATGTGAATGCAGGTGCGTCGTATGTAACATTTAATTATAAACACGAAAATAAAATGCCTACAAGTGGTAAAGTTACAGGTGGAGTTTTACCGACTGTGGGTGTAGGCTTAGGATATTCCTTCTAA
- a CDS encoding S8 family serine peptidase produces the protein MKIKLVSIFLCISLAAGAQAYEERSQIRKTYDGQKLLQLKQSNEKTYAEQQLKIKNYLLLNPGKKKQFQKNGKLYFLHHIDADGNAIYITTKDLQQIQHTKSNQLYQGGSLGVNITGTNMVAGVWDGGQINPNHELLTGKVQMQSGQTLTSSAGDSHMNAVTGILAGRDLSSGNYSTLAAGAKGIAFDATTKNYDWDNDVSEMADFAAQGYLISNHSYGYINTTDVPVWVFGAYDSTSKDWDVLTKQTPYYLPFIAVGNEQTDPESGNLADGGYDMITGSSASKNVMTVGSIESDNSMNDYSNWGPTDDGRVKPDIVTLGSTVNTANVDTSVSPVSNNSYTGNVPESSGTSYASPAAAAVGLLLQQYYHSLFGSYMKASSLKALMLHTADDAGNAGPDAKFGWGILNAEKAAQTIQQMQTGGTAKLVEYMANPANNSSDALTITGVSGQQPVRVSICWTDDEGPEQTSADGIDNTTSRLVYRFGGSLKIQATGSAAVEKFTFKPLSVTNPQAIAVEGTGIWDNPVDNYQQINGSGIDNAGITVSIYKHTSSPATVKPFSVLITGLKSNTASLGTAAERTKEKIVFHDSVNGYLRMISNRAADGFGSYTIYDMSGRIIQSGKEASNEISVKNLQKGVYILHYANAKQAFKFKL, from the coding sequence ATGAAAATAAAATTAGTGTCCATTTTTCTATGTATAAGCCTTGCTGCTGGTGCACAGGCTTATGAGGAAAGATCTCAGATAAGAAAGACGTATGATGGGCAAAAGCTTTTGCAACTGAAACAGAGTAACGAAAAGACCTATGCTGAACAGCAGTTGAAGATTAAGAATTATCTGCTGCTAAACCCCGGAAAGAAAAAGCAATTCCAAAAAAATGGAAAGCTCTATTTTCTGCACCACATTGATGCTGACGGAAATGCTATTTATATCACCACAAAAGATCTTCAGCAGATCCAGCATACGAAGTCCAATCAGCTCTATCAGGGCGGAAGTTTGGGCGTCAATATCACCGGCACCAATATGGTTGCCGGAGTCTGGGACGGGGGACAGATCAACCCCAATCATGAACTTCTGACGGGTAAGGTGCAGATGCAAAGCGGGCAAACCTTAACAAGCAGCGCGGGAGACTCCCATATGAATGCGGTAACGGGAATTTTGGCAGGCAGAGATCTTTCTTCCGGAAATTACAGTACCCTGGCTGCCGGAGCGAAAGGAATAGCTTTTGATGCGACAACCAAAAATTATGACTGGGATAATGACGTATCTGAAATGGCCGATTTTGCGGCACAAGGTTATCTGATCTCCAACCATTCTTATGGATATATTAATACAACCGATGTTCCAGTGTGGGTATTTGGGGCCTATGATAGCACATCAAAAGATTGGGATGTATTAACGAAGCAAACCCCTTACTATTTACCCTTTATAGCAGTAGGTAACGAGCAAACAGATCCTGAGAGTGGAAATCTTGCAGATGGCGGATATGATATGATTACCGGTTCTTCGGCCTCTAAAAATGTAATGACGGTTGGTTCTATAGAATCGGATAATTCAATGAATGATTACAGCAACTGGGGACCGACAGATGACGGAAGGGTAAAACCTGATATTGTAACTCTGGGTTCTACTGTTAATACAGCGAATGTAGATACTTCTGTTTCTCCCGTTTCCAACAACAGCTATACGGGAAATGTTCCTGAATCCTCCGGAACTTCTTATGCATCGCCTGCTGCGGCCGCTGTAGGGCTTCTTCTGCAACAGTATTATCATTCGCTATTCGGCAGTTATATGAAAGCGTCTTCATTGAAAGCACTCATGCTGCATACAGCTGATGATGCAGGAAATGCAGGTCCCGACGCGAAATTCGGATGGGGGATCTTAAATGCAGAAAAAGCTGCGCAGACCATTCAGCAGATGCAGACGGGAGGAACCGCTAAATTGGTTGAATATATGGCAAACCCTGCCAATAACAGTTCAGATGCATTAACTATAACCGGCGTCAGCGGCCAGCAACCCGTAAGGGTATCTATATGTTGGACAGATGATGAAGGCCCTGAACAGACTTCTGCCGATGGTATCGATAACACGACTTCACGATTAGTATACCGATTTGGCGGTTCATTAAAAATTCAGGCTACGGGATCGGCTGCGGTTGAAAAATTTACGTTTAAACCTTTAAGCGTTACCAATCCTCAGGCTATTGCCGTAGAAGGAACGGGAATATGGGATAATCCGGTAGACAATTATCAGCAGATCAACGGATCCGGTATCGATAATGCAGGCATAACTGTATCAATTTACAAACATACTTCCTCACCTGCAACGGTGAAACCTTTTTCGGTACTCATAACAGGGCTGAAATCCAACACGGCATCCTTAGGAACTGCCGCAGAACGTACCAAGGAGAAAATTGTTTTCCACGATTCGGTAAACGGTTATCTGAGAATGATTTCAAACCGTGCCGCTGATGGTTTCGGATCATATACCATCTATGATATGTCCGGAAGGATCATACAGTCAGGAAAAGAAGCGTCCAATGAGATTTCAGTTAAAAACCTGCAGAAAGGAGTTTACATTCTCCATTATGCAAATGCGAAACAGGCATTTAAATTTAAGCTGTAA
- the hisIE gene encoding bifunctional phosphoribosyl-AMP cyclohydrolase/phosphoribosyl-ATP diphosphatase HisIE → MNIDFDKSPDGLVPVIIQDDRTLQVLMLGYMNEEAFIKTRQEGTVTFFSRSKNRLWTKGEESGNFLTVKSIEIDCDQDTILIKAVPENVVCHTGSFSCFGNKHSKGFLYELEEKISRRIDEKTEGSYTYSLFQRGINKMAQKVGEEAVELVIEAKDNNDDLFKNEAADLLYHFLILLKAKNRQLSDIEKILLQRIK, encoded by the coding sequence ATGAATATTGATTTTGATAAGAGCCCGGACGGTCTGGTACCGGTTATTATCCAGGACGACAGGACGTTGCAAGTCTTGATGCTGGGCTATATGAACGAAGAAGCTTTTATAAAGACGAGACAGGAAGGAACAGTCACTTTTTTCAGCCGTTCGAAAAACAGGCTGTGGACAAAAGGAGAGGAATCCGGAAACTTTTTAACCGTAAAGAGCATAGAAATCGATTGTGATCAGGATACGATTCTAATTAAAGCCGTTCCTGAAAATGTAGTCTGCCACACGGGAAGCTTCAGCTGTTTTGGTAATAAGCATTCCAAAGGATTTTTATATGAGCTGGAAGAAAAGATCAGCCGGAGAATCGATGAAAAAACAGAAGGTTCTTACACGTATTCACTATTTCAGCGGGGCATCAACAAAATGGCCCAGAAAGTAGGAGAGGAAGCGGTAGAGCTCGTCATTGAAGCCAAAGATAACAACGATGATCTGTTTAAAAATGAGGCGGCGGATCTGCTGTATCATTTTCTAATTTTACTGAAGGCTAAAAACAGGCAGTTAAGCGATATTGAAAAAATATTGCTTCAAAGAATAAAATAA
- the hisF gene encoding imidazole glycerol phosphate synthase subunit HisF: MLKKRIIPCLDIKNGTTVKGINFEGLRDAGDPVELAKRYENEGADELVFLDITATIEERKTFAELVKRISRELSIPFTVGGGISSVEDVRELLNAGADKISINSSAVKNPMLISELAETFGSQCVVVAIDTKWVNGADYVHIKGGREITDLKTLEWAKKAEALGAGEILLTSMDGDGTKNGFDIRITKLMAENVHIPVIASGGAGTTEDFEEVFTQTKATAALAASIFHFGEIRIQDLKNNLKTKKIAVR; this comes from the coding sequence ATGCTAAAAAAAAGAATCATTCCCTGTCTGGATATCAAAAATGGAACTACCGTTAAAGGAATCAATTTTGAAGGATTACGGGATGCCGGTGATCCTGTGGAGCTGGCTAAAAGATATGAAAATGAAGGTGCGGATGAACTGGTTTTCCTTGATATTACGGCCACAATTGAAGAACGGAAGACTTTTGCCGAGCTGGTCAAAAGGATTTCCCGGGAACTGAGCATTCCTTTTACGGTGGGCGGCGGTATTTCGTCGGTTGAGGATGTCCGAGAGTTGCTGAATGCCGGAGCCGATAAAATCAGCATTAATTCATCAGCGGTTAAAAACCCGATGCTGATTTCTGAACTCGCCGAAACCTTCGGAAGCCAGTGTGTAGTCGTTGCCATTGATACAAAATGGGTAAATGGTGCAGATTATGTGCACATCAAAGGCGGAAGAGAAATAACGGATCTGAAAACGCTCGAGTGGGCCAAAAAAGCTGAAGCACTGGGAGCCGGTGAAATCTTACTGACCTCAATGGACGGCGACGGTACCAAAAACGGATTTGATATCAGGATAACCAAACTGATGGCCGAAAATGTGCACATCCCGGTGATTGCTTCGGGAGGAGCCGGTACAACAGAAGATTTTGAAGAAGTTTTTACCCAAACAAAAGCAACCGCAGCTTTAGCGGCAAGCATTTTCCATTTCGGGGAAATCAGGATCCAGGATCTGAAAAATAATTTAAAAACTAAAAAAATTGCAGTACGATGA
- the hisA gene encoding 1-(5-phosphoribosyl)-5-[(5-phosphoribosylamino)methylideneamino]imidazole-4-carboxamide isomerase codes for MKIIPAIDIIDGKCVRLSKGDYATQKIYNENPVEVAKEFESYGIQHLHLVDLDGARSKHIVNHKVLEKIASETSLTIDFGGGLKTLQDIETAFDSGAAQITIGSIAVQDPAFCIDLIQKYGPEKIILGADCEHRKIKTSGWMEESTLYVIDFILQYREKGIKNVICTDIAKDGMLQGASDELYTEIVNKTKVNLIASGGISCIDDVKKMKEIGCSGTIIGKAIYEGKISLEELQEFI; via the coding sequence ATGAAAATTATTCCTGCTATTGATATCATCGACGGAAAATGTGTCCGTCTCTCCAAAGGGGATTATGCAACCCAAAAAATATACAACGAAAATCCGGTGGAAGTAGCCAAAGAATTCGAAAGCTATGGCATTCAACATCTTCACCTGGTGGATTTGGACGGTGCCCGATCAAAGCATATTGTCAATCACAAAGTTCTTGAAAAGATTGCCAGTGAAACGTCTCTTACAATTGATTTTGGCGGAGGCCTGAAAACCCTTCAAGACATCGAAACGGCCTTTGATTCCGGGGCAGCACAAATTACGATCGGGAGCATAGCCGTTCAGGATCCCGCGTTTTGCATTGATCTGATTCAGAAATACGGTCCCGAAAAAATCATCCTCGGAGCCGACTGTGAGCACCGGAAGATCAAAACTTCCGGCTGGATGGAGGAAAGTACGCTTTATGTTATCGATTTTATTCTTCAATACCGTGAAAAGGGAATTAAAAACGTCATTTGTACAGATATTGCAAAAGACGGGATGCTTCAGGGAGCTTCCGATGAATTGTATACTGAAATCGTAAATAAAACAAAAGTTAATTTAATTGCAAGTGGCGGAATCTCGTGTATTGACGATGTAAAAAAGATGAAAGAGATCGGCTGCTCCGGGACGATCATCGGAAAAGCGATTTACGAAGGAAAGATTTCTTTGGAAGAATTACAGGAGTTTATTTAA